One sulfur-oxidizing endosymbiont of Gigantopelta aegis genomic region harbors:
- the tnpA gene encoding IS66 family insertion sequence element accessory protein TnpA, whose amino-acid sequence MKPETQANSKQFWQDHVNQWNENSISQASYCQEHGLPIKRFGYYKRKLLGATTQTSAMTKGNGFIQLSSPTHYSARTSALIVELPNQLRIEGVTADNVQLVKQLAGLFQ is encoded by the coding sequence ATGAAACCAGAAACCCAAGCCAACTCAAAACAATTTTGGCAAGACCACGTTAATCAATGGAATGAAAACAGTATCAGCCAGGCATCCTATTGTCAGGAACATGGGCTACCCATCAAACGTTTTGGCTATTACAAGCGTAAGTTGCTGGGTGCAACAACGCAAACCAGTGCGATGACAAAGGGGAATGGTTTTATTCAACTATCTTCCCCGACACACTATTCAGCCCGCACCTCAGCATTAATTGTAGAATTACCCAATCAGCTACGCATTGAAGGGGTGACTGCCGATAATGTACAGCTGGTAAAACAATTAGCAGGATTGTTCCAATGA
- a CDS encoding IS66 family transposase, whose protein sequence is MKEASVNEKFKVRQKQSLPLLEKIRTWVDNTLGKVPNDSLTGKALTYIDNQWPKLTVYCEDGRLNISNVLAENAIRPFCVGRKAWLFSDTPKGAHASAVHYSFIETAKANDIEPYAYMVYVLTQLPYADTVEKLEALLPWNFKKSELEKVKNAVR, encoded by the coding sequence ATAAAAGAAGCCAGTGTTAATGAAAAATTTAAGGTTCGTCAGAAACAGAGCCTGCCGCTTCTTGAGAAAATAAGAACATGGGTCGATAACACCCTGGGCAAAGTGCCGAACGACAGCTTGACAGGAAAAGCACTCACCTATATTGATAATCAATGGCCTAAGCTGACTGTTTATTGTGAAGATGGTCGGTTGAATATCAGTAATGTGCTGGCAGAAAATGCTATCCGTCCATTCTGCGTGGGTAGAAAGGCCTGGTTATTTTCAGATACGCCAAAGGGTGCACATGCCAGTGCAGTTCATTATAGTTTTATTGAAACCGCTAAGGCCAATGATATTGAGCCATATGCGTATATGGTCTATGTATTAACCCAATTACCTTATGCGGATACGGTTGAAAAGCTGGAAGCATTGCTTCCCTGGAATTTTAAAAAATCAGAATTGGAAAAGGTAAAGAACGCTGTTCGTTAA
- a CDS encoding FKBP-type peptidyl-prolyl cis-trans isomerase: protein MSAEQIKKDKYVELTYAILDAKGEIKERVDIPVKYIHGRDSGLFPKIEKALEGASNGARVEVSLSQLEGFGPSDPNLIFTDDLANVPPENRPSIQVGAEIELQNERGEAKKFTVTNIEKGKFTLDANHPLSGQTIKYVVTVGVVRDATDEELKNGVTQNFTAGDAGTIH from the coding sequence ATGTCCGCTGAACAAATAAAGAAAGATAAATACGTTGAACTTACTTATGCGATTTTAGATGCCAAAGGTGAGATTAAAGAACGTGTTGATATACCGGTAAAATACATTCATGGTCGCGATAGTGGCTTGTTTCCAAAGATTGAAAAAGCACTCGAAGGTGCTTCTAATGGCGCGCGTGTCGAAGTTTCTTTGAGTCAACTAGAAGGCTTCGGGCCAAGTGACCCGAATCTTATTTTTACCGATGATTTGGCTAACGTACCACCTGAAAACCGCCCGTCTATTCAAGTAGGTGCAGAAATTGAGCTGCAAAATGAACGTGGCGAAGCCAAAAAATTTACGGTGACTAACATTGAAAAGGGTAAGTTCACATTAGACGCCAATCACCCTTTGTCGGGTCAAACGATCAAGTATGTCGTGACGGTAGGTGTTGTGCGTGATGCCACAGATGAAGAGCTTAAAAATGGTGTGACACAGAATTTTACCGCCGGTGATGCAGGGACTATTCATTAA
- a CDS encoding 4Fe-4S dicluster domain-containing protein — MSDLNQALATKYEGNFLKEVIDNVEEGDMVQMCMQCGVCAGSCPMGDHWEHTPQKIFMMIRANKREAVLASDSVWMCTSCYNCIARCPRELPITHIMHGLASYAKRLNLQPKTQPTAKFGQLFWDNLTKKGRVNELKLGLSLYFMNGFGEGVKTAMANQKLGLNMLKTKRMAINEAWGGHGVKDKSGFQAMLKKAAQIENDAIEANSK, encoded by the coding sequence ATGAGTGATTTAAATCAAGCCCTGGCCACGAAGTACGAGGGCAACTTCTTAAAAGAAGTCATCGATAACGTCGAAGAAGGCGATATGGTGCAAATGTGTATGCAATGTGGTGTCTGTGCGGGTTCTTGCCCCATGGGCGATCATTGGGAGCATACGCCACAAAAAATCTTTATGATGATTCGGGCTAATAAGCGTGAAGCAGTCCTAGCCAGTGATTCGGTGTGGATGTGTACGTCTTGTTACAACTGTATTGCCCGTTGTCCGCGTGAGTTACCGATTACCCACATCATGCACGGCTTAGCATCTTATGCCAAGCGTTTGAACTTGCAACCTAAGACACAGCCGACGGCTAAGTTTGGCCAGTTATTCTGGGATAACCTCACTAAGAAAGGTCGGGTTAATGAATTGAAGCTGGGTCTAAGCTTGTATTTCATGAATGGCTTTGGTGAAGGCGTGAAAACCGCCATGGCGAACCAGAAGCTCGGTCTGAACATGTTAAAGACTAAGCGCATGGCGATTAATGAAGCCTGGGGTGGTCACGGAGTGAAGGACAAGTCTGGATTTCAGGCCATGTTGAAAAAAGCGGCACAGATTGAAAACGATGCCATTGAAGCCAATAGTAAGTAG
- a CDS encoding nucleotide pyrophosphohydrolase, producing the protein MPDTIEKISNDLKNFAIERDWEQFHTPKNLSMALIAEAAELIEHFQWLTPEQSKELSGEKLKDVSYEMADIFIYLLRIAEQLDVDLVTATREKMAINEHRFPASEKGQQNRKDKKYTE; encoded by the coding sequence ATGCCTGATACCATTGAAAAAATCTCTAATGACTTAAAAAACTTTGCGATTGAACGTGATTGGGAGCAATTCCATACTCCTAAAAACCTTTCTATGGCCTTAATTGCAGAAGCTGCTGAGCTGATCGAACACTTTCAGTGGCTCACACCAGAGCAGAGTAAAGAGCTTAGTGGTGAAAAACTTAAGGATGTTAGTTATGAAATGGCGGATATTTTTATTTATTTGCTCAGGATTGCAGAGCAGTTGGATGTTGATTTAGTGACTGCTACTCGAGAGAAAATGGCGATTAATGAGCATCGGTTTCCTGCTTCTGAGAAAGGACAGCAGAATCGGAAGGACAAAAAGTACACAGAATAA
- a CDS encoding transposase family protein: MASLSQQKKHLSFSALKQAISLHFHAIKDSRVQGKCDYSQHDVLMSAFACMYFQDPSLSEFQKQMEEEQNQNNLRTLFNVEKIPKNSQLRDILDLIPSKTFAPAFKDLFERLRRHKHLEEYAILPNTLLCVIDGTQYYSSKQIHCDCCLHKEHRTGEITYSHAVLQGAIMHPDKKQVLPVMPEAIQNTDGTKKQDCESNAAKRFIANLI, translated from the coding sequence TTGGCCTCTTTAAGTCAGCAAAAAAAACATTTAAGTTTTTCTGCCCTGAAACAGGCCATCTCACTGCACTTTCATGCAATCAAAGATAGCCGAGTACAAGGAAAGTGTGATTACAGTCAACATGATGTGCTTATGAGTGCTTTTGCCTGCATGTATTTTCAAGATCCCTCTTTAAGTGAATTTCAGAAACAGATGGAAGAGGAACAGAATCAAAATAATTTACGCACTCTTTTTAATGTTGAAAAAATTCCTAAAAATAGTCAACTAAGAGATATTTTGGATCTCATACCCTCTAAAACATTTGCACCTGCATTTAAAGATTTATTTGAACGACTCAGACGACATAAGCATCTTGAAGAGTATGCCATATTACCCAACACATTGCTTTGTGTTATTGATGGCACGCAATATTATTCCTCTAAGCAAATCCATTGTGACTGTTGTCTTCATAAAGAACATAGAACGGGTGAAATAACCTACAGTCATGCTGTTTTACAAGGTGCCATTATGCACCCCGATAAAAAACAAGTGCTCCCTGTCATGCCTGAAGCAATACAAAATACGGATGGTACAAAAAAACAGGATTGTGAAAGTAATGCAGCCAAACGTTTTATAGCCAATCTAATCTAA
- a CDS encoding FAD-dependent oxidoreductase: protein MADEVKTGAYICKGCDLGNRLNTDQLEMIATREGRVAVAKTHDFLCGAEGVKMIQDDLDSGDTNRVVIAACSRRAKTDAFNFSGVPMSRVNLREGVIWVRPDEEEAQETTQEMAEDYVRMGCAEIKFMSPPKASEEQGTNRHVLVVGGGITGMTAAIEAARAGYQVSLIEKSAALGGTTGQLYKRAPTRAPYADPEDTGVDALATMLEDDDKVTIYLNSFLSSSDGAPGRFDIEITDTSNDSTQTLSCGSIIQASGQTEFDANKLTEFSYADAPDVITQLEMEALAKAADGGAIKRPSDGKAVKNVVFVQCAGQRSDKAGHLSYCSGHCCNTSIKQAMYLKDNAEKAAQGSSIDIQTTILFTDLRTPGAGGEDFYRSGQNKGVTFRKATVSAVAADGKVSLKDLILDEDDTIDADLVVLATGMIPNSGRNNEREDELSALKVQFEAEKKEVPQEVLDEIAIPVESILNLKYRQGSDLPQLVSGFNDSHFICFPYETRRTGIYAAGPTRRPMDTQQAQEDATGAAMKAIQSIENAGKGMAAHPRAGDLSYPTFRKEGCTQCKRCMMECPFGAIGFDDKGFPEYNEARCRRCGTCMGACPVRVISFENYSIDSVGQQIKACDIPDEFDEKPRLLVLACENDAYPALDMAAQNRFEYSAFVRVIPVRCLGSVNTIWITDALNSGYDGVVLMGCKKGDDYQCHFVKGSEMAHMRMSKIADTLQTLNLEAERVVVHEVAIT from the coding sequence ATGGCTGATGAAGTAAAAACAGGTGCCTATATATGCAAAGGCTGTGACCTAGGCAATCGCCTGAACACAGACCAACTGGAAATGATAGCCACCCGCGAAGGCCGTGTCGCCGTCGCCAAGACTCACGATTTCCTCTGTGGCGCTGAAGGCGTCAAAATGATTCAGGACGATCTGGATTCAGGTGACACCAATCGTGTGGTGATTGCAGCCTGTTCACGTCGTGCTAAAACCGATGCCTTTAATTTCTCTGGCGTGCCGATGTCACGGGTTAACTTACGTGAAGGTGTTATCTGGGTGCGCCCGGATGAAGAAGAAGCACAAGAAACCACCCAAGAGATGGCCGAAGATTATGTCCGTATGGGCTGTGCTGAAATCAAATTCATGTCACCCCCTAAAGCTTCTGAAGAGCAAGGCACTAACCGCCACGTATTAGTGGTCGGTGGTGGTATTACCGGTATGACGGCTGCCATTGAAGCGGCGCGTGCCGGTTATCAGGTATCTCTCATTGAAAAGAGTGCAGCCTTAGGCGGCACGACAGGTCAATTGTATAAGCGTGCACCGACGCGTGCGCCTTATGCTGATCCCGAAGACACCGGTGTTGATGCCCTAGCGACAATGCTCGAAGACGATGACAAAGTGACGATTTACCTGAACTCATTTTTAAGCAGTTCAGACGGTGCTCCCGGTCGCTTTGATATCGAAATTACCGACACCAGCAATGACAGCACCCAAACCCTGTCCTGCGGCTCTATCATTCAGGCCAGTGGTCAGACTGAATTTGATGCTAACAAGCTGACTGAATTCAGTTATGCCGATGCACCTGACGTCATTACCCAATTAGAAATGGAAGCCTTAGCCAAAGCGGCTGATGGTGGTGCGATTAAACGTCCATCAGACGGCAAAGCAGTCAAGAACGTAGTCTTTGTGCAATGTGCCGGTCAGCGCAGTGACAAAGCCGGGCATTTGTCTTATTGCTCCGGTCACTGTTGTAATACCAGTATCAAGCAAGCCATGTATTTGAAAGACAATGCTGAAAAAGCCGCACAAGGCAGTAGTATTGATATTCAAACCACGATTTTATTCACCGACTTGCGTACCCCAGGTGCGGGCGGTGAAGATTTCTATCGCAGTGGTCAGAACAAAGGCGTCACCTTCCGCAAAGCCACGGTTTCGGCTGTTGCTGCCGATGGTAAAGTCTCACTCAAGGATTTAATCCTCGATGAAGATGACACCATTGATGCGGACTTAGTGGTCTTAGCCACAGGCATGATACCTAACTCCGGTCGTAACAACGAACGTGAAGATGAGCTCAGCGCTCTGAAGGTTCAGTTTGAAGCCGAAAAGAAAGAAGTGCCTCAGGAAGTGCTTGATGAAATTGCCATTCCAGTGGAATCGATTCTGAACCTGAAATACCGTCAAGGCTCTGACTTACCGCAATTAGTCTCCGGCTTTAACGACTCACACTTCATTTGTTTCCCTTATGAAACCCGTCGTACCGGCATTTATGCCGCAGGACCTACTCGACGTCCTATGGACACCCAACAGGCACAAGAAGATGCAACTGGGGCGGCGATGAAAGCCATTCAGTCCATTGAAAATGCCGGTAAGGGCATGGCCGCGCACCCCCGTGCCGGTGATTTGTCTTACCCTACCTTCCGTAAGGAAGGCTGTACGCAGTGTAAACGCTGTATGATGGAATGTCCCTTTGGTGCCATCGGCTTTGATGACAAGGGTTTCCCTGAATACAATGAAGCCCGTTGTCGTCGTTGTGGTACCTGTATGGGTGCTTGTCCAGTACGGGTTATCTCCTTTGAGAACTATTCCATTGATTCAGTCGGCCAGCAAATTAAGGCCTGTGATATTCCTGATGAGTTTGATGAGAAGCCACGTTTATTAGTATTGGCCTGTGAAAACGATGCCTACCCTGCTTTGGATATGGCGGCGCAAAACCGTTTTGAATACTCGGCCTTTGTTCGTGTCATTCCAGTACGTTGTTTAGGCTCGGTGAATACCATTTGGATCACCGATGCGCTCAATAGTGGCTATGATGGTGTGGTCTTGATGGGTTGTAAGAAAGGTGATGATTATCAGTGTCACTTCGTCAAAGGCTCTGAAATGGCGCATATGCGCATGAGCAAGATTGCCGATACTTTACAGACATTGAATCTGGAAGCCGAGCGTGTGGTGGTACATGAAGTCGCTATTACGTAA
- the tnpC gene encoding IS66 family transposase encodes MLSVIEQKNQRIKILEEALRLARSKRFAPSSEKSDGQERLFDEAEQAADDEGLPEPKTTSPKKKEKTGRKPFSKTIPRVPVFIDLTDEEKAGAIEVFYTKVREELDIIPAKVQILEYFQEKAVFAGTNDTDSRSMKAAVMPKHPLPKSMGSIHLMAHIIISKYADGLPLYRMEGILSRYGGDITRATMANWAIKLAHQFQPLINLMREHQLSGDIIQMDETVLKVLKEPGLSAHSNKYMWVSRGGPPGQPSVLFEYDPSRKKEVPLRLLDGFSGYLQTDGYAGYNAVCAQNNATSVGCWDHTRRKFKDSQTAQPKKKSNQKPTKADVALAHINSCI; translated from the coding sequence TTGTTGAGTGTCATTGAACAGAAAAACCAACGTATAAAAATACTGGAAGAAGCCCTTCGTCTGGCTCGTAGTAAACGCTTTGCACCCAGCAGTGAAAAAAGTGATGGTCAGGAACGCTTATTTGATGAAGCTGAGCAGGCGGCTGACGATGAGGGGCTCCCTGAACCTAAAACCACTTCGCCTAAGAAGAAAGAAAAAACAGGCAGGAAGCCTTTCTCAAAGACTATTCCAAGAGTCCCTGTCTTCATCGATCTGACAGATGAAGAAAAAGCCGGTGCCATTGAGGTTTTTTACACTAAAGTCAGAGAAGAGCTGGATATCATTCCAGCTAAAGTCCAAATACTGGAATACTTCCAGGAAAAAGCCGTCTTTGCAGGCACCAATGACACAGACAGTCGTTCAATGAAAGCTGCGGTCATGCCAAAACATCCATTACCTAAATCAATGGGCAGTATTCACCTGATGGCACACATCATTATCTCAAAATATGCCGATGGTTTGCCTCTGTATCGAATGGAAGGCATATTATCACGCTATGGCGGCGATATAACCCGAGCCACCATGGCCAATTGGGCTATTAAACTGGCTCATCAGTTCCAGCCGCTCATCAACCTCATGCGAGAACATCAACTGTCGGGTGACATCATCCAAATGGATGAAACGGTGCTCAAAGTATTAAAAGAGCCGGGACTCAGTGCTCATTCGAACAAATACATGTGGGTCAGTCGTGGCGGGCCACCTGGACAACCCAGTGTGCTGTTTGAATACGATCCTTCTCGTAAGAAGGAAGTACCACTGCGCCTGCTTGATGGCTTTAGCGGCTATCTGCAAACCGATGGCTATGCCGGTTACAATGCCGTGTGTGCACAAAATAATGCCACATCGGTCGGCTGCTGGGATCACACTCGCCGTAAATTCAAAGATTCTCAGACGGCACAACCAAAGAAAAAGAGCAATCAAAAGCCTACAAAAGCCGATGTGGCACTGGCCCATATCAATAGCTGTATTTAA
- a CDS encoding CBS domain-containing protein: MCTDVRTCNVDTPIKEIATVMCFNKISGMPVVDAENNVVGIISEKDILCSMFPDMKELVDSGAKADFEGMEKDYTSVLGKTVGDLMTSVVASVSPDMPILRAASMMWIRKIRRIPVTENNKLVGILSMGDVHKAVFQESLLLNN, translated from the coding sequence ATGTGTACAGACGTAAGAACATGTAATGTTGATACGCCAATTAAAGAAATTGCGACAGTCATGTGTTTCAATAAAATCAGTGGTATGCCTGTTGTAGATGCTGAGAATAATGTTGTCGGCATTATTTCTGAGAAAGATATTCTGTGTAGCATGTTCCCTGACATGAAAGAGTTAGTGGATTCGGGTGCAAAAGCTGATTTTGAGGGCATGGAAAAAGATTATACCAGTGTGCTGGGTAAAACAGTTGGCGATCTTATGACCAGTGTTGTAGCCAGTGTTTCCCCTGACATGCCTATTTTACGTGCGGCTTCGATGATGTGGATTCGTAAAATTCGTCGTATTCCAGTGACTGAAAACAATAAATTAGTGGGTATTTTGAGCATGGGTGATGTTCATAAGGCTGTTTTCCAGGAAAGCTTGCTCCTTAATAACTAA
- the tnpB gene encoding IS66 family insertion sequence element accessory protein TnpB (TnpB, as the term is used for proteins encoded by IS66 family insertion elements, is considered an accessory protein, since TnpC, encoded by a neighboring gene, is a DDE family transposase.), producing MKSAILPSLSLPQVYLYLKPVDFRKSFIGLSAIVECELGHNPFAGHLYAFTNRQRNKIKCLFWDNTGFVLYYKSLSEEKFKWPKGEDDLMNITGQQINWLLDGYDISVMKPHKKLHYESVF from the coding sequence ATGAAGTCAGCCATACTTCCATCACTCAGCCTGCCACAGGTGTATCTCTATCTGAAGCCTGTTGATTTTCGTAAAAGTTTTATTGGCCTCAGTGCCATTGTTGAATGTGAATTAGGTCATAATCCTTTTGCAGGCCATCTGTATGCCTTTACCAATCGTCAGCGTAATAAAATTAAATGCCTCTTCTGGGATAATACCGGTTTTGTACTCTATTACAAAAGTCTCTCAGAAGAAAAGTTCAAATGGCCAAAGGGTGAAGATGACCTGATGAATATCACCGGACAACAAATCAACTGGCTATTAGACGGCTATGATATCAGTGTCATGAAACCGCATAAGAAATTGCATTATGAGTCTGTATTTTAA